Within Osmia lignaria lignaria isolate PbOS001 chromosome 11, iyOsmLign1, whole genome shotgun sequence, the genomic segment TAGCTCATGTAGATATTTTGACTGAGTTACTGTTAGTTAGGggtttattaaaaagaaagtttCCAAATACGAAAGTAGGTATGTAGGTATGTTAGTTGACAATATAGTTCTGTCTTTTATGAACATTTAATTCAGatgttaattgaaatatttaggtAACTTAGGCAATGACATGCATAAACTAGTTATGAAGTTTAAGAATGCCACCAGGTATTCGGCAATACCAGATGTAGATCACAAAGATTATGGTCAAATTAATGTGCCCTTTGGCAAGGTAaatttataatacaatatttcGAAACATCATATAACACACTTCTAATCAATTTTTGTGGTTACTTGGCAGCTTAACATGGATACAACACATCTTGATGAAAACCTTGCTGCTATTATTACTAATGTTTACTCTGTAGGATCTAAATATCAAGAGTCTTTTATAGCAAGGTACTTGCaacatattaaattttttatttaatatagttAAATACCAAACTAAAAGATGTATTTTTAAAgcgttaaaaatatatattttatagagTTCAAGTTTCGAGCTTACCATCAACCGAATATTTTAAAATCGACATTAGTGGATACCTTCCAAAGAAAACTGAAGAACCGGTAGAAGAACCAGACGATAATGTAATTTTAGAGTCacattaaatattgaataataaataaaatgttacataattacgatataaaattaaattcttttgttacatttttatCGTTCACCCGTCCTTTTAATTCAACCGATATTAACAAGAGTACATCGATTATtcgataaaaattctttttatttttttcaagaaaaaatatttttagtaagagtaaaatattaaaattattccgaaataaatgaaatacaatagtaaaataaattaattgcgtAATCTAAAAGCTACCGATTCTAAGAGCGcggaaaatgaaagaaggagaCGGAGCCAATTGAAGCAAAGGGAAAGAGAATGGAGAACGGTGAGCGGCTGTAGCGGTAGAATGGTGGGAGGGCAATGGTTCACCTACCTGCCGGTCGAGAGCTCAGTCGGTGTCCGCCAGGTTGAAAATCCGTGACTTCTCCCGTTCGTTTCGTCGCGatttcttaatgtttcta encodes:
- the mRpL1 gene encoding mitochondrial ribosomal protein L1 isoform X3, which codes for MFHLSNLKNNDSQKKSTTDDVYVMKFHPQPIYSLKEAIEFHRETHHPTMFNEPNADVNAFIELNMKFAKRNKYIDKFSNVVETPHPFKSGDSGFKILALSKDIEQQELAEKAGAAIVGGAEIIKQIQAGRFEFQEYDYIVAHVDILTELLLVRGLLKRKFPNTKVGNLGNDMHKLVMKFKNATRYSAIPDVDHKDYGQINVPFGKLNMDTTHLDENLAAIITNVYSVGSKYQESFIARVQVSSLPSTEYFKIDISGYLPKKTEEPVEEPDDNVILESH